A region of Estrella lausannensis DNA encodes the following proteins:
- a CDS encoding helix-turn-helix domain-containing protein, translating to MNNQEPDDYSKRIKSIRQQLGLSQEELAHKLGVSFTSVNRWENGQTKPSKLAKKQIDLLSKKTEKLKDLVGAENGN from the coding sequence ATGAACAACCAAGAACCCGATGATTATTCCAAGCGCATTAAATCTATCCGCCAACAGTTAGGGCTTAGCCAAGAGGAGTTAGCTCACAAATTAGGCGTAAGTTTTACAAGCGTCAACCGATGGGAAAATGGGCAAACGAAACCCTCCAAATTAGCAAAAAAACAGATAGACCTTTTGAGCAAGAAAACAGAAAAATTGAAAGACCTTGTAGGAGCTGAAAATGGCAATTAA